A part of Solicola gregarius genomic DNA contains:
- a CDS encoding NmrA/HSCARG family protein, with protein MSEQMTVLVTGATGTQGGAVARELLAHGHNVRALTRRVDSDAARAIADRGAALVEGDFDDPTSLQSAASGVDAAFVMGTPFETDTENETRQSIAVIDAARAAGVPHLVYTSVASALDETGIPHFESKARVERHLRTVDPSATVIAPAAFLGDLASPWYLPGLRSGQYAFALPADVPLQQVTVADLGAFGRLAIEERERFAGARVEIASVTATGAEVAGKLSGWLDREIQYVEIPLDAVREQMGDDGLAMVEWFRAGGYTVDVPALHGAYPEIKWHDLDDWIRGHDLSGLRPERGSES; from the coding sequence ATGAGCGAGCAGATGACGGTGCTGGTCACGGGCGCGACGGGTACGCAGGGCGGCGCGGTCGCCCGGGAGCTGTTGGCGCACGGGCACAATGTCCGAGCCCTGACCCGCCGGGTCGACTCCGATGCGGCACGGGCGATCGCCGACCGGGGAGCCGCGCTCGTCGAGGGTGACTTCGACGATCCGACGTCGCTACAGAGCGCGGCGAGCGGCGTGGATGCCGCGTTCGTGATGGGTACGCCGTTCGAGACCGATACCGAGAACGAGACGCGGCAGTCGATCGCGGTGATCGACGCCGCACGTGCCGCCGGTGTGCCGCACCTCGTGTACACGTCGGTCGCGAGCGCACTCGACGAGACCGGGATCCCCCACTTCGAGAGCAAGGCGCGTGTGGAGCGGCACCTACGTACCGTCGACCCGAGTGCCACGGTGATCGCGCCGGCGGCGTTCCTCGGCGACCTCGCCTCGCCGTGGTACCTACCCGGGCTGCGGAGCGGTCAGTACGCGTTCGCGCTGCCGGCAGACGTACCGCTGCAGCAGGTGACCGTCGCAGACCTCGGCGCGTTCGGCAGGCTGGCCATCGAGGAGCGGGAGCGGTTCGCGGGTGCGCGGGTCGAGATCGCGTCGGTGACCGCGACGGGGGCAGAGGTCGCGGGCAAGCTGTCGGGATGGCTCGATCGGGAGATCCAGTACGTCGAGATCCCCCTCGACGCCGTACGCGAGCAGATGGGCGACGACGGCCTCGCGATGGTCGAGTGGTTCCGCGCGGGCGGCTACACGGTCGACGTGCCGGCCCTTCACGGCGCGTACCCGGAGATCAAGTGGCACGACCTCGACGACTGGATCCGTGGCCACGACCTGTCGGGGCTGCGCCCTGAGCGGGGCTCTGAGTCCTGA
- a CDS encoding SDR family oxidoreductase, with the protein MSVRGQGVVVTGAGRGIGRALAARLAAEGARVVVNDLDGPAAMAVADEIGAHAVPGDGASEAGVADLIDAARAHLGEIDCWFANAGIDRGHGLDASEDDWAASLEVNVLAHVRAARLLVPAWVERGSGRFVVTASAAGVLTMLGSPTYSVSKHGAVAFAEWLSATYRHRGVVVQAICPQGVRTRMLEQAAALQDLLSRDTALAPEDVAEAMWQALQDDRFLVLPHAEVGTYYASRATQTDRWLGGMNKLQQRLEGEGAL; encoded by the coding sequence ATGTCGGTGCGCGGGCAGGGCGTCGTCGTCACCGGGGCAGGCCGTGGCATCGGCCGAGCTCTGGCCGCTCGGCTTGCCGCCGAGGGTGCACGCGTCGTCGTCAACGACCTCGACGGGCCGGCCGCGATGGCCGTCGCCGACGAGATCGGCGCTCATGCCGTGCCCGGCGACGGCGCGTCCGAGGCGGGTGTTGCCGACCTGATCGACGCCGCTCGTGCCCACCTGGGCGAGATCGACTGCTGGTTCGCCAACGCCGGCATCGACCGCGGGCACGGTCTCGACGCGTCCGAGGACGACTGGGCGGCGTCGCTCGAGGTCAACGTTCTCGCGCACGTACGCGCGGCGCGGCTGCTCGTGCCGGCGTGGGTCGAGCGCGGTTCGGGGCGGTTCGTGGTGACCGCGTCGGCCGCGGGCGTACTCACCATGCTCGGCAGCCCGACGTACTCCGTGAGCAAGCACGGCGCCGTCGCCTTCGCGGAGTGGCTGTCCGCGACGTACCGGCATCGCGGTGTGGTCGTGCAGGCGATCTGCCCGCAGGGCGTACGAACCCGGATGCTCGAGCAGGCGGCTGCGTTGCAGGACCTGCTCAGCCGCGACACGGCGCTCGCGCCCGAGGACGTCGCCGAGGCGATGTGGCAGGCGCTGCAGGACGATCGGTTCCTGGTGCTTCCGCACGCCGAGGTCGGCACCTACTACGCCAGCCGCGCGACGCAGACCGACCGCTGGCTGGGCGGGATGAACAAGCTCCAGCAGCGCCTCGAGGGCGAGGGCGCGCTGTGA
- the fabG gene encoding 3-oxoacyl-ACP reductase FabG — MTQTAIVTGAARGIGAAVAKRLASDGLAVAVIDLDESACKAVVEEIEGAGGRALGIGADVSDEEAVQAAVERVAEELGAPTVLVNNAGVIRDNMLFRMTADDWDAVMNVHLRGSFLMSRAAQSYMTKAGGGRIVNLSSTSALGNRGQANYSAAKAGLQGFTKTLAIELGKFGVTVNAIAPGFIETEMTASTAERVGVPFEEFKAAAAAQIPVARTGKPDDIAHAVSFFVSEGAGFVSGQVLYVAGGPRA; from the coding sequence ATGACCCAAACCGCCATCGTCACCGGTGCAGCCCGAGGCATCGGCGCCGCCGTCGCGAAGCGGCTCGCCTCGGACGGCCTCGCCGTCGCCGTCATCGACCTGGACGAGTCGGCCTGCAAGGCCGTCGTCGAGGAGATCGAAGGCGCCGGCGGCCGCGCGCTGGGGATCGGCGCGGACGTCTCCGACGAGGAGGCCGTGCAGGCGGCCGTCGAGCGGGTCGCCGAGGAGCTCGGCGCCCCCACGGTTCTGGTGAACAACGCCGGCGTCATCCGCGACAACATGCTGTTCAGGATGACCGCCGACGACTGGGATGCCGTGATGAACGTGCACCTGCGGGGCTCCTTCCTGATGTCGCGGGCCGCCCAGTCGTACATGACCAAGGCGGGCGGCGGTCGCATCGTCAATCTGTCGAGTACGTCCGCGCTCGGCAATCGCGGTCAGGCGAACTACTCGGCGGCGAAGGCCGGCCTCCAGGGCTTCACCAAGACGCTCGCGATCGAGCTCGGAAAGTTCGGGGTGACGGTCAACGCGATCGCTCCCGGCTTCATCGAGACGGAGATGACCGCCTCGACGGCGGAGCGGGTGGGCGTGCCGTTCGAGGAGTTCAAGGCGGCCGCGGCGGCACAGATCCCGGTCGCGCGGACGGGCAAGCCGGACGACATCGCCCATGCCGTGTCGTTCTTCGTGAGTGAGGGAGCCGGGTTCGTCTCCGGTCAGGTGCTGTACGTCGCCGGCGGGCCGAGGGCCTGA